The genomic region CACTGACACAGATGTTATTAAATAAACAATATTCTGAAAGAGAGTCAAAACCATTTATGAAAAAGTTAAAAAGCCTTAAAATGGATGAAAAAGACATAAAGGCTCTGTTGCCTGAGGTTCAGAATAAATTAGAGGAGTATGAAGCCTTTGACAAAGGAAAAAGATTAATTGCTCAGGAAGCCTCAAAGTATTTACTTCAAGCTGGAGATGGCTGGAAAATGTCTGTTTATGAAATAAATTTTTACTTTGCTTGCGGAATGAATATGAGTGAGGAAGTTGCTAAAATAGTATATCGAATTTCGCCATCTGTTGAGGATGAGAAAAAATAAAATTAATAAAACTAAATTAACAAGGAGGTTAAAATGTCAGAAATAATCAAAAACCGTTCAGAAATTTTATTTCTTTATGATGTCAAGGACGCTAATCCAAATGGAGATCCTGTTGATGAAAACAAGCCAAGGATTGATGAGGAAACAGGGGTAAACATTGTCACAGATGTTAGGTTAAAAAGAACTATAAGGGATTATTTCTTATCTCTCGTTGAAAACAAAGATGTACGGTTAAAAGATGAAGATATCTTTGTAAAAGAACGAAGAGATGAGGAGGGATTTCTGTATGACGCAAAAACGAGAGCAAAAGAATTTTTACATAAAGAAGGTAAGTTTCAAGAAATGAGAGATTTTATAAAAGAGGATATTTGTAAGAAATGCATAGATGTCAGGCTTTTTGGCGCAGTTATCCCTTTAGATTTGAAGGTGCAAAAAGGATCTAAAATGGAAGCAAATAGTGAACAACAAGAAAAAGAAAAAGAAAAAAGCGGTTCAATAACTCTTACTGGACCCGTCCAGTTTAAATTTGGACGCTCAATTCATAAGGTAGATGGCCCTGTATTTATAAAAGGAACCGGAGCTTTCGCTGATAAATATGACGAGAAAAATAAGAAGTTGCAGTTTACTTTTAGAGAAGAGTATGTCTTGCCCTATTCACTTATTTGCTTTTATGGAATTGTTAATGAAAACGTGGCAAAAAATACAGAATTAAAACAGTCAGACATCGAGTTACTACTTGAAGGAATATGGATAGGAACAAAAAATCTAATAAGTAGAAGCAAATTCGGTCAGATGC from Thermodesulfovibrio sp. 3907-1M harbors:
- the cas7b gene encoding type I-B CRISPR-associated protein Cas7/Csh2; this translates as MSEIIKNRSEILFLYDVKDANPNGDPVDENKPRIDEETGVNIVTDVRLKRTIRDYFLSLVENKDVRLKDEDIFVKERRDEEGFLYDAKTRAKEFLHKEGKFQEMRDFIKEDICKKCIDVRLFGAVIPLDLKVQKGSKMEANSEQQEKEKEKSGSITLTGPVQFKFGRSIHKVDGPVFIKGTGAFADKYDEKNKKLQFTFREEYVLPYSLICFYGIVNENVAKNTELKQSDIELLLEGIWIGTKNLISRSKFGQMPRFLMQIVYKEGQNFHIGELDKLISLKSEIPDEAIRDISDVKIDVSELLNVINKHKDKIEKIRIKVDDRVQFIKDDKETDLKTALNGFTIEELTF